From a region of the Lactuca sativa cultivar Salinas chromosome 4, Lsat_Salinas_v11, whole genome shotgun sequence genome:
- the LOC122197524 gene encoding pollen-specific leucine-rich repeat extensin-like protein 2 has protein sequence MRILEGYRSLTPSGPCPLTDEFQPILAEVDKTKKGGRGLKKAAKKETAKEGPFDAVKPPSKKRKAPAASTAAPKRRKQPSKRRKSPTPTSSQSKGEDEPVRTEEQDYVHIEEVEQVHNEPPVRSEAPSPNREIPPPLNDYVHSPPPSPKTTTSIPITITPPPPPISSQPPTTILVSIHIFTKSTISTHASVAPISSVNVFDMGANTSGFSSHVTPPISPIRSNNPEMIFEHDEDDDLDGFAYSPF, from the exons atgag AATTCTAGAGGGTTATCGTTCTCTTACTCCTTCAGGACCTTGTCCATTGACTGATGAATTCCAACCAATTTTAGCTGAGGTAGATAAAACCAAGAAAGGGGGCAGAGGGTTAAAGAAAGCTGCCAAGAAAGAAACTGCGAAAGAAGGACCTTTTGATGCTGTGAAACCTCCCTCTAAAAAGCGAAAGGCTCCTGCTGCTTCTACTGCTGCACCAAAGCGAAGGAAGCAACCATCTAAAAGGCGAAAGTCTCCAACTCCTACATCATCTCAAAGTAAAGGAG AAGATGAGCCTGTTCGCACTGAAGAACAAGATTATGTTCACATTGAGGAAGTAGAACAAGTTCACAACGAACCACCTGTTCGCAGTGAGGCTCCATCTCCGAATCGTGAGATACCTCCTCCACTTAATGATTATGTTCATTCTCCACCTCCCTCACCAAAAACAACTACTTCGATCCCTATCACCATCACACCTCCTCCTCCACCAATATCATCTCAACCACCCACCACTATTCTAGTCTCAATCCATATTTTCACAAAATCCACCATTTCGACCCACGCCTCTGTTGCACCTATAAGTTCAGTCAACGTATTTGATATGGGGGCTAACACTTCAGGTTTTTCAAGCCATGTTACACCACCCATCTCTCCCATTCGCTCCAATAACCCGGAAATGATTTTCGaacatgatgaagatgatgatttgGACGGATTCGCTTACAGTCCTTTTTAA